The sequence AGCAACCCACTGGCGAGTGGGACGACCGCGTTACGAGTGACTCCCCGTCGACGAAGCACCGCAGAAACCAGTGCGCGGCCAATACGTCCGTTCCCGTCCGTGAAGGCGTGAATCGATTCGAATTGGGCATGTCCTATCGCCGCCTGGACCAATACAGGCACATCATCCCTGTTGAGGTAGGTGATCAGGTCATTCATCAGCTCGTTGACTCGCTCGGGAGCCGGGGGCACGTGCAAGGCTCCACGCGGGGAATAATCACTGCCGCCGATCCAGTTCTGCATGTCACGGAAACGTCCGGCATAGTCTGACTCCTCTTGATCGTCGACCATGAGTGCCCGGTGTGCGCTCGTGAATTGATCGATAAGGAACTCGCCTCGCAATCCCACGGCGGTAATCAATTCATGCAACGCCGTAGAGGCAGCGACCATGCTCGTTGCAGAGATGTTGGCCCTGTGCCCTGCCATGGCCTTGGCATAATCACGTGCCGAAGCGCTGATGCGTTCAATCTTCGAAGAAGCCACCGACTCGCTTCGAACCATGAAACGGCTCAGTGCCGCAGAATGGCCTTCGGCATCCGTGTCGGCCTGAGCTACGGTGAGCAGTGCCTGTTCGGAAGCTAGAGTTTCTGGCAAGGACGGGGCGTAGTCCAGCCGCGCGATCAAGGGCGGGATGGTGGTCTCGACGCTGGAAAATATCCGGTCTTCACGGGTTCCGCCACGAACCTTTTGGCTCCACGGCAGCGTCTCAACCCTATGTGCGGGCCACCGGCTCGCTCCCTGATTACTCATACATGCGACTCTACCAACTAAAATTCGCGTTTAAGAACGATAAATGCGAATTTGGTTGGGACGATTCGCGTTCTTCTCACGAGCATCGGTCTATGCAACTTTGCCCTGCGGTTTTTGTACCGCAATGCAGATGAGCGGACCATTTGGGGAGCTGAGTCCATCCATTAATGGGTAGAATCGCGGCCCGGTTTCAGAAAGTGCATCCGTCAGCGACGCCCAAGATACTATCCATCATCATTTGAGCTTTCGTTCTTCCTCAATTGCCAAGATGAGTCTCACCAACTATTCGAAGAAGTCCTCGTCGATGTCCACCACGTCATAGCTCTGCTTGACTTGTACACCGACGCGATACTTGATCATCAAGGACACCAGTCGCTTGCCATCTATCAGCACGATCCTGGTCGGGATGCTTGCAGCATACTCGCGGGCATGCTGGGTAAAGCTGCTGGTGGTGATGAAGACGCCCCTGCTGGCTCCGAATCCATGGAGGGCACCGATGAATGCTTGGATGCTCTCGCGGCCAACAGTGTTGCCTTCGGAATAGCGCTTGGCCTGGACATAGATTTGTTCCAAGCCCAACGCGTCCTGGTCAATGACACCGTCCACTCCGCCGTCGCCGGAGCCGCCAATCCGCCGTCCGCGCTGTTCGGCTCCGCCGTAGCCCATGCCAATCAGCAGCTTGACGACTGCCTCCTCAAAGAAGTCTGGGTGGCTCTCGCGTAGGCGGGCCAGCAAGGTCGCGCCGACCTCTGCCTCTATGCGGTCAATCGCCGCATCAATCATGTCCTGCGGATCTTCCTCAGTGTCGTCGGCTGCCTCGGGCGCAACGACTGTGGCGCCGTCCCTGCGAGCTACTTTGATGGCTTTCTGGTGCGCTCTGTATGCGGGCACTTCGCGTAGCTCGGCCTGCGCCATCCTCTCCGGGTGGCGTTCCAACAGGGCCAGGCCCTCTGCGGTGATCTTGTACAGCGCGCCCTCAGGACGTTCTAGGGCTTGTGCTGCAATGAGATGGGAAATGGCCCACCCTACGCGCCCCTTCGCTTGGCTCCCGCCCGAACGGACCCGCACGTTGCGCTGCTCTTCATTTACCTCGGCAATATCCAAGGCAGATTCGATCAGGTCAGCCCGTGTGCGGGACCGCCCGTCGGCGAGGACACGAAGGATAGGAGTCAGGAATCCGTGCCACTTCGGGATTTCGGCAACTGCGCCCATCACAGTTCCCCCTTGAATGCGCGGTCCTGTAGCGACAGGAAGAGAGCATCAAGGTCGGCAAGTTGGGCCCGGTACGTCATCTTGAGGCTCTCAATAGCGGCCATCCGGTCAGCGAAGGCCTGCTGGCTTTCAATTGGTGGAAGAACCAGCTGAAAATCGAGCAGTTTCGCCTGCGAAATGTTACTGACACCAGCGGCTCCACTGGCAGCGTTAGAAACGTACTTGCGGTAAGTCGTCGATCTGGTTAGGAATCGGAAGTACTCGGCAAGAAGCAATCGAGGGTTAACGACCGCCTTCCAGAGCTTGTCTGGCAAGTATGTTTCACTCGGGACGGAATCAACCAACGTCGCCACACCAATTAAGTCCTTGGTCCCGCTCGCTCTCGTGACGATGAGATCTCCGACCTCAACCCTATGTGCGGCTGGCGGGTCATAGTTCATCGGTAATGGCTTTACTTGGCTTCCATCAAACTCTCCACTCGAAGCTGCGTTGACTTTGAGTACTTTTTTTGTCGGATGAGCATTGACGCCGGTACCCACCATGTTACGGCCACTCACGAAACGAAGAGATGCATCGCGGAGGGTCAAAGCATCTCCTGACAGTCCAGCAAACATCTCGTGAAAAATAGACTGTCCTAGAACATCGAGGTGGGCGATGGCTTTGCGGCGCTTGCCGCGGAGAGCATCAGCTTTGTCAAGGATTCCGGCGATACGACGCTGCTCTTCAAGCTGCGGGAGTGCTATTTCGATAGATTTGAGGTTCTTCACAGAAATGCTTGCTTGATTTACCGCTTGATTGATGAATTTACGCAACTGGGCACGAAACGCCGGTGTGCGGAAATAGCGAACCGCGTAAGAACTATCGACCAAAGACTTGTTTGGCTCAAGTCGCAACAGATTCATTCCATGCACCATCTCGGGCAAGTCATTCGTATAAAGTGCACACTTTCCCACGTGCACTGGGCTGTTGATGTGACTCATCAAGATGTCACCATCACGGAGAATCCATTTCTCATTGTCAGAATGCTCGAGGCCGGCATAGCCAACCCTCGTTGGGTCCACTATCCCCATAGATATGGTCTCAATTCGGGTAATCCTGATACCGCCATCGGTTTCGTTCTGACGAACGTTCTTCCCGTTTGTGATTCGTTCGAAGACATCTCCGAGCGTCGCGCCCCTCACGGCAGGAGCCCCTTCAACTCCGCAAGTCCCGTCGCAATGTCGGCATCCAACTGCTCGATGTCTGCGATGATCTCCGCCGGCGTACGGTGCTCGACTTCTTCGTACTCAATCTCCTTGTACCTATTGATCGACAGGTCGTATCCGTTCTCGGCGATCTCACTCTTCGGCACAACAAAGGACCGCTCTGTGCGCGCCCTTTCAAGTTCTGCCGCAGCGCGTTCCTCGCTCAGTTCTCCGCGCACTGCTTTCCAGCGCTCAAGCACGTCGGGCAGATCTGAGCTTTCCAGCGGGTTGCGCTTGTCATCCAGGCTGAAGCCATCGGCGGTTACATCATAGAACCAGACGTTCTCGGTACCGCCTGAGTTGGTGCGGGTGAAGAACAAGACAGCAGTGGACACTCCGGCGTAGGGCTTGAAGACACCGGAAGGCAGCTTGACGACCGCTTCCAGCTGCTGGTCTTCAACCAACTGCTTGCGCAGGTCTTTATGAGCCTTGGAAGAGCCAAAAAGCACGCCATCAGGCACGATCACCGCTGCGCGGCCACCAGGCTTAAGCAGTCTCAAGAAAAGAGCAAGGAACAGCAGCTCAGTCTTCTTGGTCTTGACAGTCTTGAGCAGTTCTTTGGAGACATTCTCTGAATCCAGGCTGCCGGCGAACGGCGGATTGGCGAGGATGACATCATATTTTTCCTCGTCCGCAGAGTGCAGATCCGCGAGCGAATCGCGGTTCTCAATGACAGGGTTCTCGATGCCGTGCAGCAACAGGTTCATGGCGCCGATGCGCAGCATGGTGGAGTCGAAATCGAACCCATGGAACTGCTGGTTGTTGAAGAACGCCCGCTGTTCCGGATCAAACATTAGTTCCGGGTTGTTGTCTCGGAGGTATTCGCCGGAGGCCATGAGAAAACCGCAAGTACCTGAGGCCGGGTCGCAGATGGCCTCCATCGGCTGCGGGTTGCGCATGGCCACCAGCAGTTCAATGATGTGGCGCGGGGTGCGGAACTGCCCATTGGTGCCGGCCGTGGCGATCTTGGAGAGCATGTACTCATAAAGATCACCCTTGGTGTCCCGGTCATCCATCGGGATCTCATCGATCAGGTCCACTGCCTTCTGCAGGAGGTGATCCTTGGTGATGGTGAAGCGCGCATCCTTCATGTGGTGCGTGTAGGAGGAATCACTGCCGTCGGACTGGCGAGTCAGTTCCTCGCGCAGGAACGGGAAGATGCTCTCGTTGAAGACAGCAAACATTTCGGATTTATCGAAGTTCTTGAACTTCGACCACCGCATGTCCTGGTATGAACGCCCGAACTTGTCGACACCTTCGGGGAACACCGGGTTCTCAAGCGGCTTGCCGATGCGCGAGGCCTTGCGTTCTGCGGCAATCTGGTTGTCGTCAAGCCGCTTGAGGAACAGCAAGTAAGTGATCTGCTCGATAACCTCCAACGGGTTGGAGATGCCTCCGGTCCAAAAAGCATTCCACACGCTGTCTACTTGCGACTTCAATTCCCCGGTAATCATGCTTTCCATCTTAGTGGCGGGAACAGACACCTTGGTTCAGTACCTGCACGGCCGCACTGAAGGATTAGTCCGCCCAGACCCGTCGCAAAAGTTGAAGTAGCTATTCCAACGAACAGTTAGCTATCTGAGCCAAGTTAACCAATCTACGAAGGCTGCATTGCGTCACATCCCTCGAATTCGTGAACAGGCTGGCGTCGGCAATCACTTGGCCGGCCCAATCCAGGAGTTCTCACTACACTCGCACCAACAGCAGGAAGGACTAGAAGGGTTTGTGGGAACTTGCTATGGTCTCAATCCAGCATGCGTGGAAGGAGCCGTACATGAGATAGATCCCAGACGTAAGCGGTCCACTCGACGAATCCGTCGCTGCCGACGTGGTATCGGATCCCGCACTCTCGGACAAGATCGGCTATGACTGGACCGATGAAGGTGGAGCTACGCCTACCGGACCAGCTACGGGAAGCCCCCGGTGATCACATAGGTCCAAGCCAGCCATTGAGCAGTTGCACGACCGAGGTCTGACACACAAGTACGTATCGGTGCGGGGCCCGCGGAAAAGTGGGCCCCGCATCGCGTTGGATACCAAACGTAGCGGTCAATCAATCGGGTCCTGAACGCCTCTATCGCGGTTTGCTGGCTAGGCGGTTAGTCGCTTTGTTCGGGTGAAATCAGAAGATGTCCTCGAAAGCTTCATTGATGAAGTCCCCGCTGAATTCACTAGGATCTGGCCCGTACTCCGGGTCAAGCCCCATGTCCTCCAGCCAGCCACGCACCTCTTCGTGCTCAGGGTGCGTTGGATCTGCCAGGATTTCCAATTTCGACTCCCAGCCATACATGCCGCCGCTGTCTTCTAGCGGTGCCATACGGCGCCCACCGGTGCAGCGTGGCAGGTAGCCACCATCGGCTTCCACAACCTTTTCCACGTCAATTCGCACTCGCCAGTCGTCGCCGAAGTCGTAGCTGTAATCCAGCTTGTCCTTTTCCTTGGACAACACCTCGGAGATCAAGACGTCGCCTTCGAAGTGGTCCACTTCCGAGTAAGGGTTAGCCGGCCCGTATGTGGTCCCCCGACGGCCGCCAGTTCGGAATTCGTGCAGGTGCGCATCGGCCCAGTCAAAGCTGATCTGAATAATCTCGTGCAGGTCGGCCAAGGTCAGGTCCGTGGGGATCAGGACGCGACGCCAAATGGGTGGTTTGCTATCGCGCAGTCCGAGCTTCAGTTGCAGCACTGGCCCGCTGTAAGGCTCGGTGCGATGTGGGCGTTGGTTTTCCTCGTCATTGAGACCGCCGAGCCAATCTAGATCGAGGTCGTCATGGCCATCATTGGTATCGAGGTCTGCGGTCAATAGCGCAGACACCACTTTGGGCAGCGAGTAGCGTTCTCCTTCGTGGACCAGACCCAGTCCACGCAATATCTGCATGTAATGGTGTGCAGTTTCCCATGTATCGGCGTCGAACTCTTCATAACGCGGCGTGTTGACTTCCTCGGAGGCACCGGACAGAGCCCCAACGACCCACAGGTTCACCAACGTCCAGGCCCCGTCAAGTTCTGTGCCCGGGGTACTGGCCGGCGCTAAATACTTCTCGAGAAACGCATCGAGGACATCAAACTGTGCGTCAGCGCTTCCCGCCCCGTCGCTCGCTTGAAATTCCTTGGCGCGAGTTGTTGGCTGCGCGGGTTGGCCGGGCAGCAACTGCACGATCCCACCCTCCTCGAGTGCGACCAGCAACGCGTTAATGAGGCGCGATGCTTGCTCAGCGCTCAAGTTCTCCGGCAGGTCTGCGGCCACCGCAACGCATGCCTGTTCCAAGAAAGCCGAATCCAGCGGCTGGGGCCAGTTCCGGCGTTCCTCGGCCGTGCACCATCCCAACACGCTACGTGCCAGTCGCAAGAACGGCATCTCCAAGAGTTCAAGCTGAAGTTCGCGTCGGAAGATCGCAGGGAAACCCTCGAATCCGTCGTCATTGCGAGCGTCAAAGAGACCCTCAAAAGGGTCATCTTCCAGCAACTGCTCGCGCAGCCGCACCAGTTCTTCCGGATCCTGGGTCCAGCGTCCAGTTTCTTCGAGGAAATCCGTGAAGTCCACCCACGCGGCCGACAAGAAGGTGCGCAACTCCTTCATGTCCTGTGCAGTCACATCAACGTCTTCGGGAACTCCCAAGGATTCTAGGAGTGCAACCAAGATATCCACCTGAATGTCGGAGATCGATTCCAAATCAACCAGTGAGCTGTAGCTGGTCAGCGTATCGCTCACGACTCGCAACACCAGAATCGCCGATTCAAGCTCTCCATGTCCTTCGCCATACCAGCGCGTAAATTCGGGGGTCAGCGCATCTAGGCCCCGCTGAATTTTCACCTGATTCAGGGAAACTACCGATGACTGGTTTCGAGCCGGATGTCCGCTCCTGGGCTTTTCTGCCTTTTTCTTGGCCACGGCCGCTTTCCTCTACGCACGACTTCATTTTCTAGCTCAAGGCTACGCGTCGGACATTTACCGCGAAAGCGCAGTCCCCGCGACGCGTCACAGACCGGCCACTGAGCTATCCCGTCGGTCAAGGCCGATAGGCTTGTAGGCATGTCTGCAGTCTACGCCGCTCTCACCGCTCAGCGGCTCCTAGGCGAAAGTCCTGCGTGGGCGCTGCTGCGCGCCGACAATGCCCCGGTGGCATTCGGGATTCTCGGCGCCAGGTTTTCCCGCCAGCGCCGCCAGGTTCCCGCACCGGAGCTCATGGAAGCAGTTGATGCGGATCTCGACCTGCTGCGCGACCGCGGATTCGACCTGCCCCAATCTGCACAGAATTATGTGCGCACCTGGCTGGCCGGTGGATACCTGGTGCGCCGGCCCGGCGAGGCCCGCGAAGAACTGTACGAACTCAGCGACGGCGCCCTGACGGCGCTGCGTTTCATCGAAGACCTGGCCACCCCGCGCACCTCGGTGACCGAATCACGGCTGGCCACCATCGTGCAGCGCGTGCGCGCATTGAACGTGGACACCGACCCGGATATTTCCCGGCGGGTGGCGGCCTTGACAGCCGAACGCGATGCCATCGATGCCCGCATCCAGGCGCTCACCGCGGGCGAACTCACCGAGGTCGATGAGCAGCGTTCGGTGGATGCGGCCGCGGACATCCTGTCTTTGGCCAGCGCACTGCCCGAAGATTTCGCCCGGGTGCGTGCCGAGCTGGAGATGATCAACCGCTCGCTGCGCAGCCAGCTGATCGAGGAGCCCGAATCCCGCGGCAGCGTGCTAGATGACATCTTCCGCGGCGTGGACCTGCTCTCCGAATCCGATGCCGGGCGGTCCTTCGCCGCCTTCCACGCCCTGCTGCTGGATCCGGAACGGACCGTGGCGGTGGATGACGACATCGACCAGCTGCTCGCCCGGCCCTTCGCGCGCAAGCTGAGGGACTCCCAGCGGCTGTCCCTGCGCGACCTGCTGCCTGACATACAGCGCTCCAGCGCAGACATCAGCGACGTCATGACCGCACTGGGACGCAGCCTGCGCCGCTTCGTCCAATCCGAGGAATTGGCCGAGGAACGCGCGGTGCACCGCCAGCTGCGCGGCACCATGGCCGCGGCCGTCCAGGCGGCGAAAACGCTGCGCCCGTTCACCAAGCTTGATCTGGAACTGGAGCTGACCGGACTGCAGATCGCCTCGCCCAGCGCGATAAAACTGCACAACCCCAGCGAATCGCAGACCGCGCAGCCGCTGCACATCCATGACACCGGGACCGCGGATCTCGCTGCCCTGCGCGAGGCGGTGCGCGCCTCGGAAATCGACTTTGCCGAACTGGGCGAGAACGTCAATGCGGTGCTCGCCCAGCAGGGCGCCGCGACCATTGCCGAGGTTCTGGAAAAGTTTCCCGCCACCCAGGGCATCGCCTCCGTAGTGGGATTGCTGGTGCTCGCCGAAAACCACGGCGTGCGTGCCGGCGGCGAACCCGAACCGGTGCACTGGGCCAGCGACGGGCAGACCCGCCAGGCCACCGTCCCCCGTTTCCTCTTCCAGGAGAAGATTTCATGACCGAGAATCCTGCACCGACGGACCAGGCAGTGGATGACAGCGCCAACCGGGATGCCAGCCTGTGGTCCGGGGACTTGGGCGAACTGGCCGCCGGATCGCGCCGCGTGCTCGTGCAACTGGTCAAGGGGCCCTACCTGTCGGCAGAACGCCACTCGGAGGCCTGGAAAATCCTGCTGACCGACACCGCCGCGCTGCGTTCGCGGTTGGCCGACCTGTTCCTGGACCTGGTGCTCGATGAATCCCTCGGGGTGGCGTTCGTGCGCAATGCCCCGCAGGCAGCGATCGAGGCGCCGCAGGTGGTGCGCACCATGCCGCTGACGTTCATGGATAGCGCCCTGCTATTGTTCCTGCGCCGCGAGCTGCTGCGCGGATCGGGTGCCACGCGCGTGTTCATCGGCCGCGACGAGGTCTACGACCATCTGAACAGCTACCGTGCATCGGACACCACCGACGAGGCAGGGTTCCGCAAGCGCGTGGATTCAGCGTGGACCAAGATGCTCAAGCATTCGCTGCTGGTGCGCACCGACACCGAGGACCGGGTGGAAATCTCGCCCATCCTGCGTCTGGTGTTCTCCACCGAGCAGATCCAGGCTGTGCAGGAGGAATACCAGCGGCTGGCGGGTAACACGCGGGTCATTGCGCAGCTGGAGCAGGACGAGGCTGAGGAGACTAAATGAGCGCGGCGATACACCCAGGGCAGTGGCGCCTGGAACACATTGAACTGGCCAACTGGGGCACCTTTAGCGGGCTGCACTCGGTTCAGGTGCCGCGCAAGGGCTTCTTGCTAACCGGCGAATCCGGCTCCGGCAAGTCCTCGCTGGTCGATGCGATCAGCGCCGTGCTGACCCCGCGCGGCAAGACCCGGTTCAACGCGGCAGCGGCGGACACCGGCACGCGCGGCTCCGACCGTTCGGTGCTCACCTACGTGCGCGGCGCCTGGCGGCGCAGCGCGGATGGCGAAACCGGCGAAATCACCAGCCAGTATCTGCGTCCCAAGGCCACCTGGTCCGGTATCCTGCTGCGCTATGCCAACGGCCGCGGGCAACGTCACACGCTGGTCAAGCTCTTCCACCTGAAAGCCGGGGAAAACACCCCGGCCGACGTCAAGGACCTCTCCCTGCTGACCGGCGCCAGCCTGTCACTGGCCGATCTGGAGCCCTTCGCCGCTAACGGGCTGAAGATGCGCGAGCTGAAGGCCGCGTTCCCGGACGCCACGGTGGATGCAGAACACTCCCGCTTTGCCCGGCGCATCGCCCGCACCCTGGGGCTGACCGGCGAGCGCGCCGCGCTGCTGCTGCACAAGACCCAATCGGCCAAGAACCTCGGTTCGCTCGATGAGCTGTTCCGCAAATTCATGCTGGATGAACCGGAGACCTTCGCCAAGGCCGACGCGGCGGTGGACCAATTCACCGAGCTGAATGCAGCCCACGCCGCGGTGCTGCGTGCACGCCGGCAGGTCGAGCATCTGTCCCCGTTGCGCGATCAGGACCGCGACTATGCCGCGGCTAGCACCCAGGCCGAGCGCACCTCGTTGCTGCTGGAGAGCCTGGATGACTACACCCACGCCCGCCGCCGCGAATTGACAGTGCAGGCGATCAACGAAGCCGAACGGCTGGCCGAAAAGCGCGAACGCGAACTGCGCGAAGCCTCCGAGGCGCTGCACAGCGCCAGGGAACACTCCGAGAACTACCGGGCCGCGGTGGCGCAGCAGGGCGGGGCGCAGCTGGCGCTGATCGAAGCGCAGCTGGACGCCGCCCGCCGGGACCTGAACCGGGTGCAGGCCGACAGCACGGATTTGGAACGCAAGCTGGGCTCGGTGGACTTGGCGATGCCCGCCGATGCCGCCCAGTACGCCGAGCTGGTGCGCGAGTGCACCCGCCTGCTCGAAGGCAACTCATCCGAGCAGCAGCAATTGGAGCTGCAGGCCTCCGCCGCGGCCGAAGACGTGTTGAAGGCGCGCGAAGCGCATACGGAAATCGAGCGCGACATGCAGGCGCTCCAACCTGCCGCGCGACCTGCTGGCCGCGCGTGCGATGATCTGCCAGGACACCGGACTGTCCCCGGACACGCTTCGCTTTGCCGGCGAGCTGCTCCAGGTCGAAGCATCCCACGCCGAATGGACCGGCGCCATCGAACGCGTGCTGCGCCCGCTGGCGCTGGTGATGCTGGTGCCATCCGCGCACACCCTCGCGGTCTCGCGGGCGGTCAACGCCCGCCACCTGAACGCCTCGCTGAAATTCGAGACGATCGGCCCGCAGGCCCCGGCTCAACGCCGCCCCTCGGCGCAGAACTCCCTGGTGTACCGGGTGCAGGTGGCCACCTCGCCCATGCATGACTGGCTGCAGGCGCGTCTGGCCGAACGCTACGACTACGCCTGCGTGAATGACGCTGATCAGTTGGCCCAGGTGGCCCGCGGCGTCACCCTGGCGGGCCAGGTCAAGCGCGGGCCGACCTCTTTTGAGAAGAATGACAAGCGCCGGGTGGATGACCGCCGCCACTGGGTGCTGGGCTTCGACACCGACGCCAAGCTGGAACAGCTCCAGCTGGATCTCAAGTCCGCAGCGTCGCTGCTGGAACGCTGCCAGCGCGCCGATTCCCAGGCCAAGACACAACTGGCGTTGCTGGCCAAGCGCCGCTTCGTGGCCGAAGACCTCATCCGCCTGCCCTGGGAGCACATCGACCTGGCGCGCCAGCAGCGGCGGGTCGCGGACCTTGAAGGCAGCCGGGCCGAATTGTTGGCCGACGACGGGGATTTGCGCGCCGCGCAGCACCAGCTGGAGCTCGCGCTGGGGCGCGAAGCGAGCGCCGATACCGCGCACCAGGCGACCCAAAAAGCCCAGCTCGGTGCCCAAAGCCGGCTCGAAGACCTGCGCGCGGCACTTGAACGCCTGGATGAGCTGCCGGCCTCCCCGGTGCCGGCACCCATCGCGGCCGCGTTGCGCGAGGTCTTCGAAAAGGTCAAAACCCAGCGCACCACCACGCACGAGTCCATCGAGGCCGATGCCCGCAAGGCGCAGAGCTCCCTGTCCAAGTCCAAGGACGAGCTGCGCAATCGCATGGCCGAGTTGCAGCAGCAGATGTTCCAGGCCATCTCCGCGTTCAAGCACTCCTGGCCGGAAGCCTCTGCGGACCTGGCCGAATCCGTGGAGGACCGCGCCGGCTACCTGCGCCTGCTCGGCGCGCTGGAAGCCGACCGGCTTCCCGAATTCGAGAACCGCTTCTTCGAAATGCTGCGGACCCAGACGCAACAGAACATCGCCGCGCTGCGCGAAGTGATCCAGCGGGCGGTGCGCGAGATCCGCCGGCGCATCGAACCGATCAACTCCTCGCTGCTGCGCAGCCAGTACTCCCCCGGCCGCTACCTGCAGATCCGGGTGGAGGATTCCCGTCCCGCAATGGCCACCCAGTTCCTGCGCGATTTGAATACCGTCACCACCGGGGCGCTGGCCCCGGAGGAAGACCGTGCCGAGGCAGAGGCGCGGTTTGCGGTGCTTGCCCGGCTGATGACCCAGCTGGGCTCCTCGGAGGCGGCCCACCGCTCCTGGCGGCAGCAGGTGCTGGATGTGCGCAACCACGTGCGCTTCACCGCCATCGAGGTGGACACCGAACACCAGGTCCTGGACGTCTACGACTCCGGCGCGGGCCGTTCGGGCGGGCAGAAGCAGAAGCTGGTGGTGTTCTGCCTGGCCGCGGCGCTGCGCTACCAGCTGGCCGGCGAGTCCAAGCTGCCGGCCTACGCCTCGATCGTCATGGATGAGGCTTTCGACAAGGC comes from Glutamicibacter arilaitensis Re117 and encodes:
- a CDS encoding ATP-binding protein codes for the protein MSAAIHPGQWRLEHIELANWGTFSGLHSVQVPRKGFLLTGESGSGKSSLVDAISAVLTPRGKTRFNAAAADTGTRGSDRSVLTYVRGAWRRSADGETGEITSQYLRPKATWSGILLRYANGRGQRHTLVKLFHLKAGENTPADVKDLSLLTGASLSLADLEPFAANGLKMRELKAAFPDATVDAEHSRFARRIARTLGLTGERAALLLHKTQSAKNLGSLDELFRKFMLDEPETFAKADAAVDQFTELNAAHAAVLRARRQVEHLSPLRDQDRDYAAASTQAERTSLLLESLDDYTHARRRELTVQAINEAERLAEKRERELREASEALHSAREHSENYRAAVAQQGGAQLALIEAQLDAARRDLNRVQADSTDLERKLGSVDLAMPADAAQYAELVRECTRLLEGNSSEQQQLELQASAAAEDVLKAREAHTEIERDMQALQPAARPAGRACDDLPGHRTVPGHASLCRRAAPGRSIPRRMDRRHRTRAAPAGAGDAGAIRAHPRGLAGGQRPPPERLAEIRDDRPAGPGSTPPLGAELPGVPGAGGHLAHA